One genomic window of Parus major isolate Abel chromosome 11, Parus_major1.1, whole genome shotgun sequence includes the following:
- the TERF2 gene encoding telomeric repeat-binding factor 2 isoform X1, whose product MAARRVARQERDQEPDPDPDWAGMAALPEKTVNGWVLQFYFHRAIEAYRSGRNRDFRQFRDIMQALLVRPLDREPEMAQMLRIMQLLSRVEEGENLGKRRDPPTKVWMPILIDCTFDKESELTPLESAMLVLDFIREEFSVADRTMEAVQKMVKEAAVVVCIRNKEFEKASDIVKKHIGKEPRNQKKRNEWLAVIREKNPSHPKVKNFSYEDFQQSIFEFLKGYVDDSEPALLTLLKKTLNSEHADKVRSALGTCEFADGLKDQAAAPEASGRAEGPARAPEASGRAEGPARAPEASGRAEDPARAPELARATEDLQGAARPAERAAGPTAAPEMMAEANGPAATVEPMEVVSDPAATPEHLTAAYDILQGTPEPMEIAKEPAAATPELPRVSTKESQRQPPGAVTSYGISVLREAFKILSNSRDSDALFNKLDETDLPSPKQLSPSVSHRTKRCREAENQASETSEPPEIPHKIKNLFSISNLIVDLDGSSSKSSECPDSSQEHVVSSASKPPLKLPDEPLSAPSEKSLQARWNSSCGTEEKDSWSDEDELFANAALLEKSSVSKNSSSKKQKWTMQESEWIKEGVKKYGEGRWKAICLKYPFENRTPVMIKDRWRTMKKLGIL is encoded by the exons ATGGCGGCGCGGCGGGTGGCGCGGCAGGAGCGGGACCAGGAGCCGGACCCCGACCCCGACTGGGCCGGGATGGCGGCGCTCCCCGAGAAGACCGTGAACGGCTGGGTCCTGCAGTTCTACTTCCACCGGGCCATAGAGGCCTATCGCTCCGGGCGTAACCGTGATTTCCGCCAGTTCCGCGACATCATGCAAG CGCTGCTCGTGCGGCCCCTGGACAGGGAGCCGGAGATGGCCCAGATGCTTCGGATAATGCAGCTGCTGTCGCGGGTCGAGGAGGGCGAGAACCTCG GGAAGCGCCGTGACCCCCCTACAAAAGTATGGATGCCGATTCTTATAGATTGCACCTTCGACAAGGAGTCAGAGCTGACCCCACTGGAGTCGGCCATGCTCGTCCTGGACTTCATCCGTGAGGAATTCTCTGTGGCCGACAGGACGATGGAGGCTGTGCAGAAAATGGTGAAGGAAGCT GCTGTGGTTGTTTGTATCAGAAACAAGGAGTTTGAAAAAGCTTCTGATATCGTCAAGAAGCACATAGGGAAGGAGCCCAGAAACCAA AAGAAGAGGAATGAGTGGCTGGCTGTCATCCGGGAGAAGAACCCCTCTCATCCAAAGGTCAAAAACTTCTCCTACGAGGACTTCCAGCAGAGCATCTTTGAGTTCCTGAAGGGCTACGTGGACGACTCGGAGCCAGCGCTGCTGACG tTACTGAAAAAGACCTTGAATTCAGAACACGCCGACAAAGTGAGATCCGCGCTAGGGACTTGTGAGTTTGCAGATGGGCTGAAGgaccaggcagcagctccagaggccTCGGGAAGGGCAGAGGGCCcagccagagctccagag GCCTCGGGAAGGGCAGAGGGCCcagccagagctccagaggCCTCGGGAAGGGCAGAGGACCcagccagagctccagagcttGCAAGGGCAACAGAAGacctgcagggagctgccaggccTGCAGAAAGGGCAGCTGGTCCCACGGCAGCTCCAGAGATGATGGCAGAAGCCAATGGTCCTGCAGCAACTGTGGAACCTATGGAAGTAGTCAGTGACCCAGCAGCAACACCCGAACATTTAACAGCAGCATATGACATCCTGCAGGGCACTCCAGAGCCTATGGAAATAGCTAaagaaccagcagcagcaacccCAGAACTCCCCAGAGTGTCCACCAAGGAATCACAAAG GCAGCCCCCCGGAGCTGTAACCTCATACGGGATTTCTGTTCTGAGAGAAGCTTTCAAGATCCTGTCAAACTCCAGGGACTCGGACGCCCTTTTCAACAAACTGGACGAAACAGACTTGCCTTCCCCCAAGCAACTGTCTCCTTCTGTATCCCACAGAACCAAGAGATGCAGAGAAGCGGAGAATCAAGCTTCTGAGACCTCAGAGCCTCCTGAAATACCCCATAAGATCAAAAACTTGTTCAGCATAAGCAATCTGATCGTGGATTTGGACGGCTCATCCAGCAAGTCGAGCGAGTGCCCCGACTCCTCCCAGGAGCACGTGGTCTCTTCCGCTTCCAAACCTCCTCTGAAATTGCCTGATGAGCCCTTGTCTGCCCCGAGTGAGAA GTCCCTCCAAGCAAGGTGGAACAGCTCCTGTGGCACGGAGGAGAAGGACAGCTGGAGTGACGAGGATGAGCTTTTTGCAAATGCAG CATTACTTGAGAAAAGCAGTGTCTCCAAGAACTCCAGCTCCAAGAAACAG AAATGGACCATGCAGGAGAGCGAGTGGATCAAGGAAGGGGTGAAGAAGTACGGAGAAGGGAGGTGGAAAGCCATTTGCCTCAAGTACCCCTTCGAGAACCGCACCCCAGTGATGATCAAGGACCGCTGGCGGACCATGAAGAAACTGGGAATCCTCTGA
- the TERF2 gene encoding telomeric repeat-binding factor 2 isoform X8: MAARRVARQERDQEPDPDPDWAGMAALPEKTVNGWVLQFYFHRAIEAYRSGRNRDFRQFRDIMQALLVRPLDREPEMAQMLRIMQLLSRVEEGENLGKRRDPPTKVWMPILIDCTFDKESELTPLESAMLVLDFIREEFSVADRTMEAVQKMVKEAAVVVCIRNKEFEKASDIVKKHIGKEPRNQKKRNEWLAVIREKNPSHPKVKNFSYEDFQQSIFEFLKGYVDDSEPALLTLLKKTLNSEHADKVRSALGTCEFADGLKDQAAAPEASGRAEGPARAPEASGRAEGPARAPEASGRAEDPARAPELARATEDLQGAARPAERAAGPTAAPEMMAEANGPAATVEPMEVVSDPAATPEHLTAAYDILQGTPEPMEIAKEPAAATPELPRVSTKESQRTKRCREAENQASETSEPPEIPHKIKNLFSISNLIVDLDGSSSKSSECPDSSQEHVVSSASKPPLKLPDEPLSAPSEKSLQARWNSSCGTEEKDSWSDEDELFANAALLEKSSVSKNSSSKKQKWTMQESEWIKEGVKKYGEGRWKAICLKYPFENRTPVMIKDRWRTMKKLGIL; encoded by the exons ATGGCGGCGCGGCGGGTGGCGCGGCAGGAGCGGGACCAGGAGCCGGACCCCGACCCCGACTGGGCCGGGATGGCGGCGCTCCCCGAGAAGACCGTGAACGGCTGGGTCCTGCAGTTCTACTTCCACCGGGCCATAGAGGCCTATCGCTCCGGGCGTAACCGTGATTTCCGCCAGTTCCGCGACATCATGCAAG CGCTGCTCGTGCGGCCCCTGGACAGGGAGCCGGAGATGGCCCAGATGCTTCGGATAATGCAGCTGCTGTCGCGGGTCGAGGAGGGCGAGAACCTCG GGAAGCGCCGTGACCCCCCTACAAAAGTATGGATGCCGATTCTTATAGATTGCACCTTCGACAAGGAGTCAGAGCTGACCCCACTGGAGTCGGCCATGCTCGTCCTGGACTTCATCCGTGAGGAATTCTCTGTGGCCGACAGGACGATGGAGGCTGTGCAGAAAATGGTGAAGGAAGCT GCTGTGGTTGTTTGTATCAGAAACAAGGAGTTTGAAAAAGCTTCTGATATCGTCAAGAAGCACATAGGGAAGGAGCCCAGAAACCAA AAGAAGAGGAATGAGTGGCTGGCTGTCATCCGGGAGAAGAACCCCTCTCATCCAAAGGTCAAAAACTTCTCCTACGAGGACTTCCAGCAGAGCATCTTTGAGTTCCTGAAGGGCTACGTGGACGACTCGGAGCCAGCGCTGCTGACG tTACTGAAAAAGACCTTGAATTCAGAACACGCCGACAAAGTGAGATCCGCGCTAGGGACTTGTGAGTTTGCAGATGGGCTGAAGgaccaggcagcagctccagaggccTCGGGAAGGGCAGAGGGCCcagccagagctccagag GCCTCGGGAAGGGCAGAGGGCCcagccagagctccagaggCCTCGGGAAGGGCAGAGGACCcagccagagctccagagcttGCAAGGGCAACAGAAGacctgcagggagctgccaggccTGCAGAAAGGGCAGCTGGTCCCACGGCAGCTCCAGAGATGATGGCAGAAGCCAATGGTCCTGCAGCAACTGTGGAACCTATGGAAGTAGTCAGTGACCCAGCAGCAACACCCGAACATTTAACAGCAGCATATGACATCCTGCAGGGCACTCCAGAGCCTATGGAAATAGCTAaagaaccagcagcagcaacccCAGAACTCCCCAGAGTGTCCACCAAGGAATCACAAAG AACCAAGAGATGCAGAGAAGCGGAGAATCAAGCTTCTGAGACCTCAGAGCCTCCTGAAATACCCCATAAGATCAAAAACTTGTTCAGCATAAGCAATCTGATCGTGGATTTGGACGGCTCATCCAGCAAGTCGAGCGAGTGCCCCGACTCCTCCCAGGAGCACGTGGTCTCTTCCGCTTCCAAACCTCCTCTGAAATTGCCTGATGAGCCCTTGTCTGCCCCGAGTGAGAA GTCCCTCCAAGCAAGGTGGAACAGCTCCTGTGGCACGGAGGAGAAGGACAGCTGGAGTGACGAGGATGAGCTTTTTGCAAATGCAG CATTACTTGAGAAAAGCAGTGTCTCCAAGAACTCCAGCTCCAAGAAACAG AAATGGACCATGCAGGAGAGCGAGTGGATCAAGGAAGGGGTGAAGAAGTACGGAGAAGGGAGGTGGAAAGCCATTTGCCTCAAGTACCCCTTCGAGAACCGCACCCCAGTGATGATCAAGGACCGCTGGCGGACCATGAAGAAACTGGGAATCCTCTGA
- the TERF2 gene encoding telomeric repeat-binding factor 2 isoform X4, producing the protein MAARRVARQERDQEPDPDPDWAGMAALPEKTVNGWVLQFYFHRAIEAYRSGRNRDFRQFRDIMQALLVRPLDREPEMAQMLRIMQLLSRVEEGENLGKRRDPPTKVWMPILIDCTFDKESELTPLESAMLVLDFIREEFSVADRTMEAVQKMVKEAAVVVCIRNKEFEKASDIVKKHIGKEPRNQKKRNEWLAVIREKNPSHPKVKNFSYEDFQQSIFEFLKGYVDDSEPALLTLLKKTLNSEHADKVRSALGTCEFADGLKDQAAAPEASGRAEGPARAPEASGRAEDPARAPELARATEDLQGAARPAERAAGPTAAPEMMAEANGPAATVEPMEVVSDPAATPEHLTAAYDILQGTPEPMEIAKEPAAATPELPRVSTKESQRQPPGAVTSYGISVLREAFKILSNSRDSDALFNKLDETDLPSPKQLSPSVSHRTKRCREAENQASETSEPPEIPHKIKNLFSISNLIVDLDGSSSKSSECPDSSQEHVVSSASKPPLKLPDEPLSAPSEKSLQARWNSSCGTEEKDSWSDEDELFANAALLEKSSVSKNSSSKKQKWTMQESEWIKEGVKKYGEGRWKAICLKYPFENRTPVMIKDRWRTMKKLGIL; encoded by the exons ATGGCGGCGCGGCGGGTGGCGCGGCAGGAGCGGGACCAGGAGCCGGACCCCGACCCCGACTGGGCCGGGATGGCGGCGCTCCCCGAGAAGACCGTGAACGGCTGGGTCCTGCAGTTCTACTTCCACCGGGCCATAGAGGCCTATCGCTCCGGGCGTAACCGTGATTTCCGCCAGTTCCGCGACATCATGCAAG CGCTGCTCGTGCGGCCCCTGGACAGGGAGCCGGAGATGGCCCAGATGCTTCGGATAATGCAGCTGCTGTCGCGGGTCGAGGAGGGCGAGAACCTCG GGAAGCGCCGTGACCCCCCTACAAAAGTATGGATGCCGATTCTTATAGATTGCACCTTCGACAAGGAGTCAGAGCTGACCCCACTGGAGTCGGCCATGCTCGTCCTGGACTTCATCCGTGAGGAATTCTCTGTGGCCGACAGGACGATGGAGGCTGTGCAGAAAATGGTGAAGGAAGCT GCTGTGGTTGTTTGTATCAGAAACAAGGAGTTTGAAAAAGCTTCTGATATCGTCAAGAAGCACATAGGGAAGGAGCCCAGAAACCAA AAGAAGAGGAATGAGTGGCTGGCTGTCATCCGGGAGAAGAACCCCTCTCATCCAAAGGTCAAAAACTTCTCCTACGAGGACTTCCAGCAGAGCATCTTTGAGTTCCTGAAGGGCTACGTGGACGACTCGGAGCCAGCGCTGCTGACG tTACTGAAAAAGACCTTGAATTCAGAACACGCCGACAAAGTGAGATCCGCGCTAGGGACTTGTGAGTTTGCAGATGGGCTGAAGgaccaggcagcagctccagaggccTCGGGAAGGGCAGAGGGCCcagccagagctccagag gCCTCGGGAAGGGCAGAGGACCcagccagagctccagagcttGCAAGGGCAACAGAAGacctgcagggagctgccaggccTGCAGAAAGGGCAGCTGGTCCCACGGCAGCTCCAGAGATGATGGCAGAAGCCAATGGTCCTGCAGCAACTGTGGAACCTATGGAAGTAGTCAGTGACCCAGCAGCAACACCCGAACATTTAACAGCAGCATATGACATCCTGCAGGGCACTCCAGAGCCTATGGAAATAGCTAaagaaccagcagcagcaacccCAGAACTCCCCAGAGTGTCCACCAAGGAATCACAAAG GCAGCCCCCCGGAGCTGTAACCTCATACGGGATTTCTGTTCTGAGAGAAGCTTTCAAGATCCTGTCAAACTCCAGGGACTCGGACGCCCTTTTCAACAAACTGGACGAAACAGACTTGCCTTCCCCCAAGCAACTGTCTCCTTCTGTATCCCACAGAACCAAGAGATGCAGAGAAGCGGAGAATCAAGCTTCTGAGACCTCAGAGCCTCCTGAAATACCCCATAAGATCAAAAACTTGTTCAGCATAAGCAATCTGATCGTGGATTTGGACGGCTCATCCAGCAAGTCGAGCGAGTGCCCCGACTCCTCCCAGGAGCACGTGGTCTCTTCCGCTTCCAAACCTCCTCTGAAATTGCCTGATGAGCCCTTGTCTGCCCCGAGTGAGAA GTCCCTCCAAGCAAGGTGGAACAGCTCCTGTGGCACGGAGGAGAAGGACAGCTGGAGTGACGAGGATGAGCTTTTTGCAAATGCAG CATTACTTGAGAAAAGCAGTGTCTCCAAGAACTCCAGCTCCAAGAAACAG AAATGGACCATGCAGGAGAGCGAGTGGATCAAGGAAGGGGTGAAGAAGTACGGAGAAGGGAGGTGGAAAGCCATTTGCCTCAAGTACCCCTTCGAGAACCGCACCCCAGTGATGATCAAGGACCGCTGGCGGACCATGAAGAAACTGGGAATCCTCTGA